GATCGACGATGACGCGCTTGCCGGCCTTGCGCGTCGCGTCGATCACGTTGCGCAACACGCGCGCCGTGAGCACGCCCTTGGCGTAGTCCGACAGCAGTACGATATCGGCCCGCGCGATCAGTGGCAGGATGGCCTCGATCAGCTTCTGCTCGATCTCGCCGGCCGCCGGTGCGGCGCGCTCCCAGTCGGCGCGGAGCATGTGGGTGGAGAAATGCTCGGAGACGAAGCGCACCTTGCGCGTCGTCGGCCGCGAAGGATCACGGACAAGCACGCTCTCGATGCCGCCCTCCTTGGCGAGCTCGGCCGCCAGCTGGTCGCCGGCCGCATCCTGCCCGACGAGACCGACGAAGATGCAGCGGGCGCCGAGCGCGGCGATGTTGCGCGCGACGTTGCCGGCACCGCCGATATTGGTCTCGCTTCGCTGGACCGCGATGACCGGCGCCGGCGCCTCGGGGGAAATCCGCGACACCTCGCCATAGACGAACTCGTCCAGCATGAGGTCGCCGATGCACAGCACCGTCTGGCGGGCGATCGCTTGCGAGAGATCGTCAAAGTCGAACATCAGCGGCAGTCTCGGTGCAATGGTCGGAACCAGATCGTCTAGCGGAAGCGGTCGGCGGAATCGAGATAGTTCCGGATATAGCCAGCGACCGCATCCTCGAGCGACGTGAAGCCGCCGTTGTAGCCGGCCGCCAACAGCCGGTCGACCTTGCTCTGGGTGAAATACTGGTAGCTGCCGCGAATCGCTTCGGGCATGTCGATGTACTCGATCCGCGGCGTCGCACCGAGCGTAGCATAGGCCGCCAGCATCATGTCCTTGAAGCTGCGCGCCTGGCCCGTGCCGACGTTGAACAGGCCCGAGACGGAGGGAGAGGCCAACAGCCACAGCATCACGCGGACGACGTCGTCGACATGGATGAAGTCGCGGCGCTGGTCGCCATCGGCGATGCCTTCGCGGTGCGACTTGAACAGTTGCAGGGTGTGTCCGGCCTTGATGTCGTCGAAGCGGCGGGTCAGCACGCTCATCATCGATCCCTTGTGGTACTCGTTGGGACCGAACACGTTGAAGAACTTCAACCCGGCATATTGCGGCGGCAGCCTCTCGCCGCGCTCGGCGCGCGCAGCCACCGCCATGTCGAACAGATGCTTGCTCCAGCCATAGAGATTCATCGGCCGCAACGTCTTCAGCGCCGCCAGCGACGGCTCATCGACGAAGCCCTGCGCGCCGTCGCCATAGGTCGCCGCCGACGAGGCGTAGATGAACGGTGTGGTGTTGGCCGTACACCAGTCGAGCAGGCGCAAGGAACTGCGGAAGTTGCGCTCCATCACGAGATCGCCGTCGACCACCGTGGTCGCGGAGATCGCGCCCATGTGCAGGACGGCCTCGAGCCGGCGCCCCTTCAGCCAGACGTCCAGATCGGAAGGCGGCACGACGTCGGCCAGCTGCCGCTTGGCCAGGTTGCGCCACTTGCCCTCGCTGCCGAGCGTGTCACAGACCACGACATCGGTCCGGCCGGCGTCGTTCAGCGCCGCGACCAGATTCGATCCGATAAACCCGGCGCCGCCGGTCACCAGCAACATTCCGCAACCCGTCCTGATCCCGAAAACCCCGGCCCTCGCGTAGCGCATGCGGCGGCAAAGTGTAAGCGCTTTGGTGACGGCCCGCTCGGCCCACTTTACCTGCGGCGGCCGAGCGGCTACCAGCGCGCCTGAGCTAGGCAGACAAAGAATGAATTTGAATTCGGCCAAGGTCGAGGTGGACGCGGCGGACACCAGCCCGATCCTGATCATCCCCTATATGTGGATCGGCGATTTCGTGCGCGGCCACACCGTGGTGCGGGTGCTCAAGGAGCGCTGGCCGAATCGGCCGGTCGACCTGCTGGTGACGTCGCTGTGCGCGCCGCTGGTCGATTACATGCCCGGGGTCCGCTCCGGCATCGTCTGGGACCTGCCGCGCAGCCGGCTGGCGCTCGGCCGACAATGGCAGCTCGCCGCGATGTTGCGCGAACGTCGCTATCGGACCGCCCTGGTGATGCCGCGGACCTGGAAATCGGCGCTGGCACCGGCGCTGGCCGGCATCCCCGAGCGGGTGGGCTTCGTCGGCGAGATCCGCTTCGGCCTGCTCAACCGCTGGCGCTGGGGCGAGAAGGCGCTGCCCCGCTTCATCGACAAGAATGCCGCGCTGGCGCTGCCCGACGGGGCGCCGCTGCCGCCGGAATGGCCGGTCCCGCAGCTGCGGGTGCCACCGGAGGACGTCGCGCGCTGGCGCGAGGCCAATGGCCTGGGGAACCGCCCGGCCGTGGCGCTGGCACCGGGATCGGTGGGTGCCGCCAAGCGCTGGCCCTATTACGGCGAGGCGGCCCGGCTGCTGCGCGGGGCCGGCCTCGACGTCTGGGTGGTCGGCGGCCCCGGCGAGAAAGCGCTCGCCGCCGAGATCGTCGCCGCTGGCGGCCCGGACGTCCGCGACCTCACCGGAACCGACCTTCGCAACGGCATCCTGGCCATGGCGGCGGCCAGCGTCGCGATCTCCAATGATTCGGGGCTCATGCACATCGCCGCGGCGCTGGGGACGCCGACCATGGGCATCTTCGGTCCGACCAGCCCATACCATTGGGCGCCGCTGAACGGCCTCGCGGCGACGGTCCAGACCAGGACACAGGTCCCCTGCCAGCCCTGCCACCGGCCGGTCTGCCGGATGAACGACCACCGCTGCATGCGCGACATTCCGGCGAGCGATGTCGCCGCCATCGCCCAGCAGGTCCTTGCCGACGCGGCAATACCGGTCGTGCACTAGCTTGCGAAGCGACACTGCGCCCCATACACCGGCCCTGACGTAACCTGAGCCGCCACGTGACCCGCGCCCTCGACCCGATCGCCAACCATCTCGCCCGCTCCCGCGCCGCCATGGAGCGCGCGGCCGACGATGCCGCGATGCTCGCCAGTGCCGGGCGGATCGCAACGAAAATCATCTCTGCGCTGCGTGGCGGCCACAAGCTGCTGATCGTCGGCAATGGCGGCAGCGCGGCGGACGCGCAGCACATCGCCGCCGAGATCGTCGGCCGCTACAGGCAGGAGCGGCCCGCCTATGCCGCGATCGCGCTGACGACCGATACCTCGGCGCTGACCGCGATCGGCAACGACTACGGCTTCGATCACGTCTTCGCCCGCCAGGTCGAAGGGCTCGGTACACCGGGCGACGTGCTGCTGGCGATCTCGACCTCCGGCCGCTCGCCGAGCATCCTCAACGCGCTGCGCAAGGCGCGCGAGCGCGGACTGGTCACGGTCGGCTTCACCGGCGCCAAGGGCCTCGCGATGGGCGAATTGTGTGAC
This region of Bradyrhizobium sp. SZCCHNS1050 genomic DNA includes:
- the rfaD gene encoding ADP-glyceromanno-heptose 6-epimerase — encoded protein: MLLVTGGAGFIGSNLVAALNDAGRTDVVVCDTLGSEGKWRNLAKRQLADVVPPSDLDVWLKGRRLEAVLHMGAISATTVVDGDLVMERNFRSSLRLLDWCTANTTPFIYASSAATYGDGAQGFVDEPSLAALKTLRPMNLYGWSKHLFDMAVAARAERGERLPPQYAGLKFFNVFGPNEYHKGSMMSVLTRRFDDIKAGHTLQLFKSHREGIADGDQRRDFIHVDDVVRVMLWLLASPSVSGLFNVGTGQARSFKDMMLAAYATLGATPRIEYIDMPEAIRGSYQYFTQSKVDRLLAAGYNGGFTSLEDAVAGYIRNYLDSADRFR
- the waaF gene encoding lipopolysaccharide heptosyltransferase II; translation: MNLNSAKVEVDAADTSPILIIPYMWIGDFVRGHTVVRVLKERWPNRPVDLLVTSLCAPLVDYMPGVRSGIVWDLPRSRLALGRQWQLAAMLRERRYRTALVMPRTWKSALAPALAGIPERVGFVGEIRFGLLNRWRWGEKALPRFIDKNAALALPDGAPLPPEWPVPQLRVPPEDVARWREANGLGNRPAVALAPGSVGAAKRWPYYGEAARLLRGAGLDVWVVGGPGEKALAAEIVAAGGPDVRDLTGTDLRNGILAMAAASVAISNDSGLMHIAAALGTPTMGIFGPTSPYHWAPLNGLAATVQTRTQVPCQPCHRPVCRMNDHRCMRDIPASDVAAIAQQVLADAAIPVVH
- a CDS encoding D-sedoheptulose 7-phosphate isomerase, with the protein product MTRALDPIANHLARSRAAMERAADDAAMLASAGRIATKIISALRGGHKLLIVGNGGSAADAQHIAAEIVGRYRQERPAYAAIALTTDTSALTAIGNDYGFDHVFARQVEGLGTPGDVLLAISTSGRSPSILNALRKARERGLVTVGFTGAKGLAMGELCDELLVAPSDDTPLIQQIHLATAHGICEMIEAALMQDEG